The sequence CTATCCTTTAAAAGCTCATGCAAGATTAATGCATCTGCATTGCTTAAATGATTACAAATGAAAATGATAGGACCTTTAGCATTATCTATATTCTCTAAGCCGTTTACTTCTAAATCAGCATATTTCTTTATATATCCTCTAACACCTTTTCTAACAAGTGCCACACGTACTTTCTTTGGCATAATTTCTAATAATTTTATTAACAACGGTGACATCATAATTTAAACACTTCCTTAAATTCTATATAGTGAACTTCAACCACTCACAATGGTATGAAGTTTTTCTGGTTGAATTATAAAAATCCACCCAATTATTATAATTCACTTCCATCTAAAAGTCTATTATAATACCTTTGTAAATTTGGTGAGTTAAGTTTTATATCCTTTATACTTTCTCTTTTAAAAATTGCTTTTCTTATTAAAGTATTTCTTATAATTGTATTCTTTCCTCTCCAACCACAAGAAGTATGCTTTATTGTACTATTAAATTCAGCATTATTAAGACTAATCATTTTATCTTCATCTATGTTTTTCATAAACTCTAATTGCTTAAATTCTTCAATATTTGAATACTCTTTATTCTGATTATATAGACATGCCTTTTGACATGAATCACAACCAAAAATTCTTCCACCTAAAATTTTGAACCACTTTTCATCTATATCTTTCTTTTGGGTTATGTAAGATAAACATATATTAGGATTCTTCCTATTCTTATTAATCGCTTTTGTCGGACATGCATTATAGCATAACTCACATTCACCACAGCCATCAAATGCTTTAAAATGCTTTTCTTCCTTTTCATCAACTAATTCTAAATCAGTTATGATTTCTCCAAGAAAAACATAAGAACCATACCTTTTATTTATTAGCATATTGTTTTTTCCTATAAAACCAACTCCGCATAAAGCTGCTATGTATCTTTCAGGTAAGGTATTGCTATCTACTAAAGGTATAGCTTTCCCTCCTTGTTCTTGAATATATGCACATATTTTATTTAAATAATTATTTACCACTCTATGATAATCAGTTCCTCTAGTATATACAGAAAATCCATTATCTATATATTCTTCATTATGATGATAGGGAAAGGCAATACATATTATAGTTTTTCCTTCCTCCATGTAATGCATAGGGTTGATTCTAGTGTCTATATCTTGTTCTTCAAACTCATTTTCAATATTAAGTTTTTTTCTTTCCTCATAAAATGTTCTCAGTTCTTCAAATCTTCTACACTTCATAAAGCCAACTTCCGATAATCCTATGCTGCTACAGAAGTTTATTATGCCTTGTTTCACTATAATGTACTCCTTTCTTTCTATATGAACTTTTCATTATTAACTTCATCTGCCTCTCTCTTACTACACGCACACTTTTTACTGTGTACAATTCTTAAATTTACTCCACTAAACTTCTCACTATTTTATGTTATATATAGTTTATAATAAATTTTAAAGAGTACTTATTTATATAAGCTCTAAATAATATTCTACATCAATATTACGTACAGTAGACACTAATATATAATTTATTTATATTATATAACGTCGTTTCTAGCTCATAAATATACGATACCTCTTATCTATACAAAGTGATTCTATTTCATATATAGAACTGTTCCATAATAATGTTGGTGGAAACATTAATGGACAAGCTACAAAAATTCGACATTTTTCTACCAACTTTTAAGTGGAATAGTTCTATATGCATCTTTGCAAATATATTAGCAGAACAGATGTATGTGCACATATTTATTTAATTACCTATATAATTTAGTAATCATATACTATTACTAACCCAAAAAGCACAAAGCACCTTACTTGAAACTTATATAATTTATCCGATAGCTAGCATCCGTAACACTCCAACTTTATATGAAACTCCTCTTCCTAAAGTCAGATGAGTAAGCG comes from Clostridium sp. TW13 and encodes:
- the queG gene encoding tRNA epoxyqueuosine(34) reductase QueG, which codes for MKQGIINFCSSIGLSEVGFMKCRRFEELRTFYEERKKLNIENEFEEQDIDTRINPMHYMEEGKTIICIAFPYHHNEEYIDNGFSVYTRGTDYHRVVNNYLNKICAYIQEQGGKAIPLVDSNTLPERYIAALCGVGFIGKNNMLINKRYGSYVFLGEIITDLELVDEKEEKHFKAFDGCGECELCYNACPTKAINKNRKNPNICLSYITQKKDIDEKWFKILGGRIFGCDSCQKACLYNQNKEYSNIEEFKQLEFMKNIDEDKMISLNNAEFNSTIKHTSCGWRGKNTIIRNTLIRKAIFKRESIKDIKLNSPNLQRYYNRLLDGSEL